A window of Xylophilus sp. GW821-FHT01B05 contains these coding sequences:
- a CDS encoding ATP-binding protein: MKSVRWQVAWAAALLMLLWALPAAASAPAFDRIEAVRADWSAQQPPDTGWTEATLPDAWTTRWPGFDGVVWYRLTWSQASTDAPLGLLLDYLSMAGAVSLNGSLLGRDPQLVEPLTRARSIPRYWLLSAPTLRAGPNTLLVRVSGLAAYRPGLGPVRLGDPAQLQAAYEALQQSRDQQVFNLAMTLTLWGFFLVLWLMRRQEVVHGWFSLMAGVWWWQIFLQNYTTSPWPFADTYAWHRGVITLFLLHNALFLVFMLRFCEQRWRRLERALWLAVAAGVALIAWVPVAQIASVQQLISWSVCFTFFGACFLLLRHTWYSRRTDHRILSLVMSVSIVAGVHDILLLAGWVNSDIHYTVYTSQLEMLGMALVLAWRFAASLGRIERFSDELAAKVAAAREELALTLQRQHTLEVANARLTERNSLAHDLHDGLGGTLVSSIAAMEHAEGGVPAARFLGILKELRDELRITVDIGASQQLGDHALGELLAPPRHRLTRLCEGQRIACHWHIDDAAAQRSVRAAQGLDLVRVLQEAVTNVLKHSGASRVDIDIRQDAANLVLTVTDNGVGFDANADPAHSGTGLHSLRLRAQRLDGRLSLASRPGQTVVALCMPWPASALAP; encoded by the coding sequence ATGAAGAGCGTCCGCTGGCAGGTCGCGTGGGCCGCAGCGCTGCTGATGCTGCTGTGGGCCCTGCCGGCTGCCGCCAGCGCACCGGCGTTCGACCGCATCGAAGCCGTGCGCGCCGACTGGTCGGCGCAGCAGCCGCCCGACACCGGCTGGACCGAAGCCACACTGCCTGATGCCTGGACCACGCGCTGGCCCGGCTTTGACGGCGTGGTCTGGTACCGGCTGACCTGGTCCCAGGCAAGCACCGACGCCCCATTGGGCCTGCTGCTGGACTACCTGAGCATGGCCGGCGCGGTGTCGCTCAACGGCAGCCTGCTGGGGCGCGACCCGCAACTGGTCGAGCCGCTTACCCGCGCCCGCAGCATCCCGCGCTACTGGCTGCTCTCCGCTCCCACCCTGCGGGCCGGCCCCAACACGCTGCTGGTGCGCGTGTCGGGGCTGGCGGCGTACCGGCCGGGCCTGGGGCCGGTGCGGCTGGGCGACCCGGCGCAGCTCCAGGCCGCCTACGAGGCCTTGCAGCAAAGCCGCGACCAACAAGTCTTCAACCTGGCGATGACCCTCACCCTCTGGGGCTTCTTCCTGGTCTTGTGGCTGATGCGCCGCCAAGAGGTGGTCCACGGCTGGTTCAGCCTGATGGCCGGGGTGTGGTGGTGGCAGATTTTTCTGCAGAACTACACCACCAGCCCCTGGCCATTCGCCGACACCTACGCCTGGCACCGTGGCGTCATCACGCTGTTCTTGCTGCACAACGCGCTGTTCCTGGTCTTCATGCTGCGCTTCTGTGAACAGCGCTGGCGCCGCCTGGAGCGGGCACTCTGGCTGGCCGTGGCCGCTGGCGTGGCATTGATAGCCTGGGTGCCCGTTGCGCAGATTGCCAGCGTGCAGCAGCTCATCTCGTGGTCGGTCTGCTTCACCTTCTTTGGCGCTTGCTTCTTGTTGCTGCGGCACACCTGGTACAGCCGGCGCACCGACCACCGCATCCTGAGCCTGGTCATGTCCGTGTCCATCGTCGCCGGCGTGCACGACATCCTGTTGCTGGCCGGCTGGGTGAACAGCGATATCCACTACACCGTCTACACCTCCCAGCTGGAGATGCTGGGCATGGCCCTGGTGCTGGCCTGGCGCTTTGCTGCCAGCCTGGGGCGCATCGAGCGCTTCAGCGACGAACTCGCGGCCAAGGTCGCTGCCGCCCGCGAAGAACTGGCCCTCACCCTGCAGCGCCAGCACACGCTGGAGGTGGCCAATGCCCGCCTCACCGAACGCAACAGCCTGGCGCATGACCTGCACGACGGGCTGGGCGGCACCCTGGTCAGTAGCATCGCCGCCATGGAACACGCCGAAGGCGGCGTGCCGGCCGCGCGCTTTCTGGGCATCTTGAAGGAGCTGCGCGACGAACTGCGCATTACCGTCGACATCGGCGCCAGCCAGCAGTTGGGCGACCACGCCCTGGGCGAGCTGCTCGCTCCGCCGCGCCACCGCCTCACGCGTCTGTGCGAAGGCCAGCGCATCGCCTGCCATTGGCACATTGACGACGCCGCGGCCCAGCGCTCGGTGCGCGCGGCCCAGGGCCTGGACCTGGTGCGGGTGCTGCAAGAAGCCGTGACCAATGTGCTCAAGCACAGCGGCGCCAGCCGGGTCGACATCGACATCCGGCAAGACGCGGCCAACCTGGTGCTCACCGTCACCGACAACGGCGTGGGCTTTGACGCCAACGCCGACCCGGCGCACTCTGGCACCGGCCTGCACAGCCTGCGCCTGCGCGCGCAGCGCCTGGACGGCCGCCTCAGCTTGGCCTCCCGGCCCGGCCAGACCGTGGTCGCACTGTGCATGCCCTGGCCGGCCAGCGCATTGGCGCCCTGA